One window from the genome of Candidatus Rickettsiella isopodorum encodes:
- the dnaQ gene encoding DNA polymerase III subunit epsilon, translating into MRQIILDTETTGRAVNDGHRIIEIGCLELIDRRLTKRHFHCFLNPGRDSEPGAFAVHGLSTEFLMDKPVFKTIADELLRFIKDSQLIIHNAPFDLSFLDNEFNLTKKKYKKITDYCQVLDTLPLARQLHPGQRNSLDALCKRYDIDNSKRDKHGALLDAELLARVYLAMTGGQTHLFSDEKTSADSQTILHKKIIGKVTLPIIYASSDELLAHEHRLTRISTLSGQCKWPNKNRETN; encoded by the coding sequence ATGCGCCAAATTATTTTAGATACTGAAACTACTGGCAGAGCGGTTAATGATGGGCATCGTATCATCGAAATAGGCTGCTTGGAATTGATCGATCGTCGTCTCACGAAACGACACTTCCATTGTTTCCTTAATCCAGGTCGCGATAGTGAACCCGGGGCATTCGCTGTTCATGGTTTGAGCACTGAATTTCTTATGGATAAACCTGTATTTAAAACTATTGCGGATGAATTGTTAAGATTTATTAAGGATTCACAACTCATTATCCACAATGCTCCCTTTGACCTAAGCTTTTTGGATAATGAATTTAACTTAACTAAAAAAAAGTATAAAAAAATTACTGACTATTGCCAAGTTTTAGATACACTTCCATTAGCACGTCAATTACATCCTGGGCAACGTAATAGCTTAGATGCTCTGTGTAAACGTTATGATATTGATAATTCGAAGCGAGATAAACATGGTGCATTATTGGATGCTGAATTGTTAGCTCGAGTTTATCTCGCTATGACGGGAGGTCAAACTCATTTGTTTAGTGATGAAAAAACCTCAGCAGATAGTCAAACTATCCTACATAAAAAAATAATAGGCAAGGTAACATTGCCCATCATTTACGCCAGTAGTGACGAATTATTAGCACATGAGCATCGTTTAACTCGCATTAGTACACTGTCCGGCCAGTGTAAATGGCCAAATAAAAATAGGGAAACGAATTAA
- the nhaA gene encoding Na+/H+ antiporter NhaA, giving the protein MRIKFLHKFIQLEASGGIALGIATLLALILANSSWQTYYQTFLNFNVNVEPSIHFSFLHFINDGLMTIFFFLVSLEIKRELVQGELNTLTKALLPALAAIGGMLVPALCYLVINHGYPQLISGWAIPMATDIAFSLGVLSLLGKQIPVALKIFLMALAIIDDLGAIIVIATFYTQQIGWLYLFLALLTFLGLILLNYYKIQRFLPYCLLGISLWLLILNSGIHATIAGVLFGFTIPLNSDNKNFNSLLHHLIHQLHPWIAYGILPLFAFANAGLSFSNIHLATFLHPLPLGIIVGLFFGKQVGIFGASWLAVKTKLAKLPYKVNWWHIYGTALICGVGFTMSLFIAGLAFRESELTSLVRLGVFTGSILSGIAGYCILLLSRQKSIPAKMNIIKH; this is encoded by the coding sequence ATGCGTATCAAGTTTCTACATAAATTTATTCAACTAGAAGCATCCGGCGGTATTGCTTTAGGAATTGCCACCCTACTCGCTCTCATTCTCGCTAATTCTAGCTGGCAAACTTATTACCAAACTTTCTTAAATTTCAATGTAAATGTAGAACCTAGTATCCATTTTTCTTTTTTACATTTTATTAATGACGGTTTGATGACTATTTTCTTTTTCTTAGTCAGTCTAGAAATTAAACGCGAATTAGTTCAAGGGGAGCTTAACACACTCACTAAAGCCTTATTACCCGCCTTAGCGGCAATAGGAGGAATGTTAGTTCCCGCTCTATGTTATTTAGTTATCAATCATGGATATCCACAACTTATATCGGGCTGGGCAATCCCTATGGCAACAGATATTGCCTTTTCCTTAGGTGTGTTATCACTGCTTGGCAAACAGATTCCAGTTGCTTTAAAAATTTTCTTAATGGCATTAGCTATCATTGATGATCTAGGTGCAATTATCGTTATTGCGACTTTTTATACGCAACAAATAGGCTGGCTTTATTTATTTTTAGCGCTACTGACTTTTCTAGGCTTAATTTTATTAAACTATTATAAAATTCAACGATTTCTTCCTTATTGCTTATTAGGTATAAGCTTATGGTTACTCATACTCAACTCAGGTATCCATGCCACTATAGCGGGCGTATTATTTGGCTTCACAATTCCATTAAACAGTGACAATAAAAATTTTAATTCTTTGCTACATCATTTAATCCATCAATTACATCCATGGATTGCTTACGGAATTTTACCGCTTTTTGCTTTTGCCAATGCCGGCCTATCGTTTTCGAATATACACTTAGCAACTTTTCTCCACCCACTACCCTTAGGGATTATTGTCGGATTATTCTTTGGGAAACAAGTAGGTATTTTTGGTGCAAGTTGGTTAGCAGTAAAAACTAAGCTAGCAAAATTACCTTATAAAGTGAACTGGTGGCATATTTACGGAACCGCTTTAATTTGTGGAGTAGGTTTTACGATGAGTTTATTTATTGCTGGATTAGCTTTCAGAGAGAGTGAGTTAACCTCTTTAGTTCGGTTGGGTGTTTTTACTGGTTCAATTTTATCCGGTATTGCAGGTTATTGTATTTTATTGTTATCTCGACAAAAGTCGATACCCGCTAAAATGAATATTATTAAGCATTAA
- the hemE gene encoding uroporphyrinogen decarboxylase — MKNSPHCLIRALLKQPVDRTPIWIMRQAGRYLPEYRATRSKAGNFLTLCKTPELACEVTLQPLHRFDLDAAIIFSDILTIPDAMGLGLYFIEGEGPKFHKPLKTLTDIKALPIPDPGSDLNYVMQAIALARSELKDKVPLIGFAGSPWTLACYMLEGGGSKEFRQIKTLLYQEPKALHQLLNTLTKATTLYLNAQIEAGAQAIMIFDTWGGLLTSAAYQQFSLEYMSQIVTNVKRVTTREKVPIVLFTKGGNLWLEKIAKSGCDAIGLDWTIDIGLARQRLNNKVALQGNMDPAVLFANPENIRNEVMSILQSYGSGSGHVFNLGHGISQFTSPENVKIFVDAVHQLSPAFY, encoded by the coding sequence ATGAAAAATTCTCCACATTGTTTAATACGTGCTCTTTTAAAGCAACCTGTTGATCGCACGCCCATTTGGATTATGCGTCAGGCAGGCCGTTATTTACCTGAGTATCGTGCAACTCGTAGCAAGGCAGGTAATTTTTTAACTTTATGTAAAACGCCTGAGCTTGCTTGTGAAGTCACGTTACAGCCGCTACATCGATTTGATTTGGATGCAGCCATTATTTTTTCAGATATCTTGACCATTCCGGATGCGATGGGTTTGGGACTTTACTTTATTGAAGGAGAAGGTCCTAAGTTTCATAAACCTTTAAAAACTTTAACCGATATTAAGGCCTTACCAATCCCTGATCCGGGTAGCGATTTAAATTATGTAATGCAGGCTATTGCACTTGCTCGTAGTGAATTAAAAGATAAGGTCCCGTTAATTGGATTTGCAGGAAGTCCTTGGACACTTGCTTGCTACATGCTGGAAGGTGGGGGAAGTAAAGAATTCAGACAAATTAAAACACTCTTATATCAAGAACCCAAGGCATTACATCAATTGCTAAATACCTTAACTAAAGCAACTACCTTGTATCTAAATGCGCAAATTGAAGCAGGAGCGCAAGCCATTATGATTTTTGATACTTGGGGTGGATTATTAACTTCAGCGGCTTATCAACAATTCTCATTAGAGTATATGTCACAAATTGTGACTAATGTGAAAAGAGTGACTACACGCGAAAAAGTGCCTATTGTATTATTTACCAAAGGTGGAAATTTGTGGTTAGAAAAAATAGCTAAATCTGGTTGCGATGCGATAGGATTGGACTGGACGATCGATATAGGCTTGGCTCGACAAAGACTTAACAACAAAGTTGCTTTACAAGGGAATATGGATCCTGCAGTTTTATTTGCTAATCCTGAAAATATCCGCAATGAAGTGATGAGCATACTTCAATCCTATGGTTCAGGATCGGGTCATGTTTTTAATTTAGGTCATGGTATTTCACAATTTACTTCGCCAGAAAATGTAAAAATATTTGTTGATGCGGTGCACCAATTAAGCCCTGCTTTTTATTAG